One genomic window of Meriones unguiculatus strain TT.TT164.6M chromosome 13 unlocalized genomic scaffold, Bangor_MerUng_6.1 Chr13_unordered_Scaffold_39, whole genome shotgun sequence includes the following:
- the LOC132651074 gene encoding zinc finger protein 431-like codes for SIHIGEKPHKCNQCGKSCASNSDLLRHKGTHTGEKPYECNQCGKAFVRNSSLLVHKRTHTGEKPYECNQCGKAFVCNSHLLRHKRTHSGEKPYACNQCGKAFACNSHLLRHKRTHSGEKPYECNQCGKAFTCNSSLIVHNRAHTGEKAYECNQCGKAFVCNSHLRHKRTHSGEKPYACNQCGKAFACNSNLLIHKRTHTGEKPYECNQCGKAFAYNSSLLVHKRAHTGEKSYECNQCGKAFTCNSSLIVHKRNHTGKKPYKCNQCGKAFAYNSVLLR; via the coding sequence agtatacatataggagagaaacctcataaatgtaaccaatgtggtaaatcctgtgcatctaacagtgatctactaagacataaaggaactcacactggagaaaaaccttatgaatgcaatcaatgtggaaaagcctttgtacgtaacagtagtctcctagtacataaaagaactcacactggagagaaaccttatgaatgtaatcaatgtggtaaagcctttgtatgtaacagtcatctcctaagacataaaagaactcattctggagagaaaccttatgcatgtaaccagtgtggtaaagcctttgcatgtaacagtcatctcctaagacataaaagaactcattctggagagaaaccttatgaatgtaaccagtgtggtaaagcctttacatgtaacagtagtctcatAGTACATAacagagctcacactggagagaaagcttatgaatgtaaccaatgtggtaaagcctttgtctGTAACAGTcatctaagacataaaagaactcattctggagagaaaccttatgcatgtaaccagtgtggtaaagcctttgcatgtaacagtaatcttttaatacataaacgaactcacactggagagaaaccttatgaatgtaaccaatgtgggaaagcctttgcatataacagtagtctcctagtacataaaagagctcacactggagagaaatcttatgaatgtaaccaatgtggtaaagcctttacatgtaacagtagtctcatagtacataaaagaaatcacactggaaagaaaccttataaatgtaaccaatgtggtaaagcctttgcatataatagtgttctcctaaga